Proteins from a single region of Scylla paramamosain isolate STU-SP2022 chromosome 35, ASM3559412v1, whole genome shotgun sequence:
- the LOC135090699 gene encoding uncharacterized protein LOC135090699: MVVAVVCTLLKARVPASPKGIQCRPRASSTTCTCCCTTRRTQHYNGDSGFKILIHDPRDDPVIDIRTHGTTINQGLGKDVRVAVREFKTIPTKRWPCVHQHQLLFPRSASPAAFSPPSTPTPRCLMPYMHGEESHNEQSPSQT, encoded by the exons atggtggtggcagttgtgTGTACGCTTTTGAAGGCAAGAGTCCCGGCCTCTCCCAAGGGAATCCAGTGCAGACCTCGGGCATCTTCAACAACATGTACCTGCTGCTGCACGACACGGAGGACGCAGCACTACAACGGCGACAGCGGCTTCAAGATCCTCATCCACGACCCTCGAGACGACCCCGTGATCGACATTCGGACCCACGGCACGACCATCAACCAGGGGCTGGGCAAGGACGTGCGTGTCGCCGTCAGGGAG TTCAAGACCATCCCGACGAAGCGATGGCCGTGCGTCCACCAACACCAGCTACTCTTTCCTCGCAGTGCATCTCCCGCTGCTTTCTCTCCGCCCTCTACGCCCACACCCAGGTGCCTCATGCCCTACATGCACGGTGAGGAGAGCCATAATGAGCAATCACCTTCCCaaacctaa